From the Brassica napus cultivar Da-Ae chromosome A8, Da-Ae, whole genome shotgun sequence genome, one window contains:
- the LOC106360642 gene encoding probable acylpyruvase FAHD1, mitochondrial, whose protein sequence is MTMTTSMIQRLFTQGTKIVCVGRNYAAHAKELGNAVPKEPVIFLKPTSSYLENGGTIEIPHPLESLHHEVELAVVMGEKARDVPEATAMDYIGGYAVALDMTARELQATAKASGLPWTLAKGQDTFTPISSVLPKAMVHDPDNLELWLKVDGETRQKGLTKDMIFKVPYLISYISSIMTLYEGDVILTGTPEGVGPVKIGQKITAGITGLSEVQFDVDRRLKPLS, encoded by the exons ATGACAATGACGACGTCGATGATACAGAGGCTGTTCACGCAAGGCACCAAGATCGTCTGCGTCGGGCGTAACTACGCCGCTCACGCCAAAGAACTAGGCAACGCCGTTCCCAAG GAACCAGTTATATTCTTAAAGCCGACGTCATCATACTTAGAGAACGGAGGAACGATTGAGATTCCACATCCTCTAGAATCACTCCATCATGAGGTGGAGCTCGCTGTAGTGATGGGAGAGAAGGCTAGAGATGTACCCGAGGCAACCGCCATGGATTACATTGGAG GATATGCGGTTGCTCTTGATATGACTGCTAGGGAACTCCAAGCTACTGCCAAG GCATCTGGTCTCCCTTGGACTCTTGCTAAAGGACAGGATACTTTCACTCCAATAAGCTCTGTT CTGCCAAAGGCGATGGTGCATGATCCTGATAACCTAGAACTTTGGCTGAAG GTTGATGGTGAAACAAGACAGAAGGGTTTGACAAAAGATATGATCTTCAAGGTTCCGTACCTCATCAGCTACATAAGCTCTATAATGACTCTCTACGAAGGAGATGTCATCTTGACAG GTACGCCAGAAGGTGTTGGACCTGTAAAGATAGGACAGAAGATAACCGCAGGGATCACTGGTCTATCTGAAGTTCAGTTCGATGTTGATAGGCGTCTAAAGCCTTTGAGttaa
- the LOC106359591 gene encoding probable acylpyruvase FAHD1, mitochondrial, translated as MATSKIERQFKQGTKIVGVSRNYAAHVNALPKEPVIFLKPTSSYLENGGTIEIPHPLDSLYHEVELAVVIAKKARDVPESTAMEYVGGYAVALDMSAREIQASAKASGLPWTLGKGQDTFTPIGSVLPKAMVHDPDNLELWLKVDGETRQKGLTKDMIFKVPYLISYISSFMTLYEGDVILTGTPEGVGPVKIGQKITAGITGLSEVQFDVDRRVKPLS; from the exons ATGGCGACGTCGAAGATAGAGAGGCAGTTCAAGCAAGGCACCAAGATCGTCGGCGTCAGTCGCAACTACGCCGCTCATGTCAACGCCCTTCCCAAG GAACCAGTTATATTCTTAAAGCCAACTTCATCATACTTGGAGAACGGAGGAACGATTGAGATCCCACATCCTCTGGATTCACTTTATCATGAGGTGGAGCTTGCTGTAGTGATCGCAAAGAAGGCTAGAGATGTACCCGAGTCAACCGCCATGGAATACGTTGGAG GATATGCGGTTGCTCTTGATATGTCCGCTAGGGAAATCCAAGCTTCCGCCAAG gcATCTGGTCTCCCTTGGACTCTTGGCAAAGGACAGGATACTTTCACACCAATAGGCTCTGTT CTGCCAAAGGCGATGGTGCACGATCCCGATAATCTGGAACTTTGGCTGAAG GTTGATGGTGAAACAAGACAAAAGGGTTTAACAAAAGATATGATCTTCAAGGTCCCGTACCTTATCAGCTACATAAGTTCTTTCATGACTCTCTACGAAGGAGATGTCATCTTGACAG GTACACCAGAAGGTGTTGGACCTGTAAAGATAGGTCAGAAGATAACCGCAGGGATCACTGGTCTATCTGAAGTTCAGTTCGATGTTGATAGGCGTGTAAAACCTCTGAGCTAA